CAGGAAGGGCTCAGCCGGTGCGGGCGGGCCCGAGCCTGAGGAGCTCAGCTACCTCGGGCACCATGGCAACACCCAGCCCGGGCCCGTCACCTGCTCTCCCAACTGCGCACGCGTCCCTTTCCGCCCCGCCCGTGACCACCCCGCCGCAACACGTGACTGACAGCGTCGCTGGCCAttgggggctgggagcggggcacAGGAAGCGCCCAAACAATAGGCGGGATGGAGGCGGGGCTTATCTGCGGAGGGGCGGGGCCCGGGAGGTGAGTGGTGGCTGAGGGAGTAACCCAGACTCGGGGTGGTGGGGCGCGTGAGCCTGCCGCCGGGAGCGTGTGACTGAGGCGCTGAGGTAGGCACCTCCTCTGCCCCTTGCCGGGCCGGGGCCCCCGCTCGCCCCCCGGGGATACCGATATATCGCGGGGTCGGCTTATCCCCCTGGCCCCCGGGGATACCGATCtagggaggggggcggggccggtTCCCCTGGGGATACCGACgtatgggggggggtgtcagctcCCCCTTCTAAACCCATCTATCGGGTGTGTCCAGACAAGGACATGGAGGATGGGATGGCTGCCTCTGAGCCTCGCTTCTCTTGATTGAGAGCAGGTTGCATGGGTGCCTGGCTCCTGATCCctaactgggggcggggggaggccaCCTGGAGGATGAGGCTGGGTGGGGTTTGCTCAGCTGTTTTACAGTACTAATGATTTCTCAGACTAATTTTAGATATGCAGGTCAGTGGGAAGCAGAaaatactccaaacccctccctcccccccccaaacacacacacgaaCACATCTCCCTCTGTCCTGCTTGATCCAAATGCTCCATGCTGATCCCCTCTGCATTTCTACACTGGTCTGTGCTTTTTGAGACACTTTGCTTGGATTGCAGTTTACATTATTGTCTGTGGTATCTAAGCCCATCACCCTAGTGTATCTGAATACCCAGGGCTCCTCTCAGTAATGTCATCAAGGCAAGGTGCATGTGGCAGGTCTAAAACCAAACTTCCTGCTGTCATCTTAGGGAAACAAGACCTACGCAACAGCTCTGATCAGCTTGAAGTGACAGGAGTAAACGCTGACAGTGGTGACTGAGAAAGGGCTGCTGGGTGGAAGATCCATGTAATGTCTTGATCCCTATTGATCTCCTCCAGTAGGTCATCCTTTTTATCTCAAACTTTGATGAATGTGTTTCATAGATTCTTAAGGCAAAGAGATGATTATATCATTTTCACGGATCCAGCATCTGTGCTGCACCCCAGTTTTTAAACAGTTCCTTGGAGGAACCTCTTCAGTGTACCAGATCCCCAATGGGTCCCACTCATAAACCTTGTGGATGTGGTCTACTTGATAGGCACTGTAAAACTagtactgatttcagtggaaggcTGTATATTGTTGATTTCAAAAGAGtcattaaaataatgaatgtatTGGATAAAGAGTGAAAGGCAAATCTGTATTATGTGCCTCACTATTGTTGATATGTGGGAATGGACCCATCAGTCGACTAGAACTGGTTAAAATAACAATAGAACAAGGAAACAACCATACACAGTAATCCTGAAACAAATAGAGGAATAATCCTCTTGGCAGAACAAACAGGCATTTTTAATGAGCTTTTCAGAAATGAGCTGTTGCATGTAAACCTGTTTTCAAGGCTTTACAGGGGATATATGCCTGCCTTGAATTTGAATAATTAATGAGCCTTGATTAGAAGTGTATGGGAAGCCTTCAGTGAATAAGTAGCATCACAAGAGAGGATGACTTCATTTTGTATGAGTGCTGCACCTGCTGCTATATATAGGTAACTCTTTTCAGGGTTTCTGCAGGGCAGCTGATTTCTTGATGAATCAGCTGATCAGACACAGAGCTAATTATTTTCATGGCTATCCAGGAAGAAAACATTTTCTGCCTGCAACCCATAACAATCACTGATTTTAGTTTGCAATGGTCAGATTAGATATGAGAATATTCTCATTTTAGCAAAGAATTTCTCATTTCATGCTTTCTGTACTAAGTATATTCAGAAGTCAGTGACTGTTGATTTAAAAGGACAAAAGAATTTTTATGCTTAGCACTGGTCTGATTAGGAAGTGCAGTTGTGAATCATCTGAGATGCCAGTTAATCTTTCTCCTTTTCTGCCTTTTTCCTTTATGAATCAAGAGACTTTTGGTAGCAGACAGAGTTAAAATCTTTATATGTTAGGGGAAATTAGATGGCTGAGAGTTCTGTGGAGTATTTCACCTCTAAATCTGTAGTTTCAATATGAGCCAGGTTAATAGTAGCTTAAAATTGATATTGCCTTTATGATCGAAGTAGCACGgcataagaagtaattcttccactctactcagcactgttcAGCTCTCAACAGGAGTAATGTTTCCAGTTCTGAGCATGACATTttgggaaagatatggacaaactggagaaagtccagaggagagcagcaaaaatgattaaggtctagaaaacatgacatacaAGGAAggattggaaaaaaatgggtttgtttaggctggaAAAGAGAacactgaggggggacatgagaacagtcttcgggtacataaaaggttcttataaagaggagggtgataaattgttctgaTTCACTGAGGACGGGACAAGAAGTAActggcttaaattacagcaaggaaggtttaggttagacactaggaaaaacttcctaactgtaatgGTAGtaaagcattggaacaaattacctagggaggttgtggaatctccatcattggaggtttttaaaaccagattagacaaacacctgccagggatagtttagataatacttagtcctgcttcagtggagtggactagatgacctattgaggtcccttccagtcctacatttctatgatacctggattttttttaaagatgtgccATAGTTGGAACAGGAAATTATAATAACTTAGTATGTCATTAATCTAAAATTTGCTTTACATTTAATTTACCGCTTTTCCCATTATAAATGCTCTGAACATATGATATTCCAGTATCACAATACACTTAGGGAGTGTTAGTGAAATTTTAACTGTAGCCCCCCTGTGATGACTTGTTTCCCCTCTGCTGAACAGCTGACATATATTTGGTGACTCATTATTTGGTACCTTTGCTGCCACAATCTGGTATTACCTCGTTGTCTCTTTTAGACTTTAGAGTTAAAAGATTTTAGTCTTTTCCCCCCAGGAACTTGAAACCCAGAGTTGCTCTTAGCACATGATAATTACTGTGTAGCATCACTTCAGGAAGATGATGTCTAAATAATTAGGATCAGGCTTAGTTTTAAAGTTAGTGAAAATAGAGTATCTTATTTATTACTTGAAGAACAAATACTACCTAACAAGGAACTGGAAGCTTTAAAGAAATAGTTTTATACACAgaaacctctctcttttttttaccTCATGTAAAtctatcgtgtgtgtgtgtgtgtgtgtgtgtatgtatatatttatttatatatatatatatatatataagtcaCCTCCCCGCATCAACTCTTGCTGCTAAGCTACTGGGATGGCTTTGGGAGTTACTCACTTTCTCTGAGGAATTTCTCACCTTCAAAGCCCACCACAGTCTACCTTATGTGGGAAGCTTctggggctagggacaccaagcTGAGCTTTTTTCAGTCTCCTTCCTCAGAGCTCTACTAACCCTTCTTAAGTTAGCCCACCTCTCCAGGCAAGTCCAGCCAAACCTTCTGTCTGACCTCTTACTCCCAGTGGTTTCCTGTGACTGCCCTGTCACAATTCCAGCTCTCCCTTTCTTGAGATCCACTCTGCAACTGTCACCTTGACCAACCTCCCTACaggctccatcctctctggagcCTCAGTAGTTCCTTCACACACCCCTTTTCCATCACTTTAGTTTGATGATAACAGTCTGAATAGAGAAGAGAAAGCATTCCATTATGAAAGGAGAGCGGAAGCCTTTTTAGTCTCAAATGTTGGCAAATTTGTCAGGGTGGaagaggaagaatttttttttgttcaaagcACTGGCTGTATAACACACTCTTGTTTAACGTTGGTAAATCATtaaatctttctgtgcctcagttcctcatctgtaaaatggggataatactattcCCTTACCTAGCAGGGCTGTTGAGGGAAAATCCACCAATGTTTGTGAGGTATTCCATAGTGATGGGAGCCACTTGAGTACCTGTAGACAGGGATTAGTCACAAACTTGCTTCAGATTCACTTATACTGTAGTAAAGATAAGTGTTCAAGATAATTAACTTGCAGAAGTGGTAACTGAATTTTGCCTTTGTATTCTAGAGATACCAACTTTGTGCCtgagtgaaaaagcttttccagGATGGCTTTGAATTGCTACTGGGGAGTCTTGGCAGTCTGTATGATGACTTTTCCAAGCACACTTTGTTTCCAGCAGGACCAGTCCAGAGTGTTACTATTATCTTTTGATGGATTTCGATGGGATTACATTTATAAATTCCCAACGCCTAACTTTCATTATATCATGAAGAATGGTGCTCATGTTAAACAGGTTACTAATGTGTTTATTACGAAAACGTATCCTAATCATTATACAATGGTGACAGGTCTCTATGCAGAGAGCCATGGCATAGTTGCTAATGAAATGTATGATCCTGTCCTGAACAAAATTTTCTCCCTGAACAACATGAACATCTATAATTCAAAGTTCTGGGAAGAGGCCTGTCCGATATGGGTCACCAACCAAATGGAAGGACATAGAACCGGAGCTGCTATGTGGCCTGGAACAGATGTAAAAATACATGGAGTCTTTCCTACACACTATATGTTTTACAATGAGTCTGTTTCATTCGAAGATCGAGTTGACAAACTTATTGATTGGTTTACCTCAGAAGAACCCATAAATTTTGGTCTTCTGTACTGGGAGCAGCCTGATGCGATGGGGCATGTTTTGGGTCCAGAAAATCCACGTATGGGCGCAGTCATTAGTGAGATTGATGACAAGCTGGGATATCTTGTGTCAGAACTGAAGAAAGCAAAGTTGTGGGACACACTGAATATCATAATCACAAGTGACCATGGAATGGCACAATCTTCTTCAGAAAGGCTCATAGAGCTTGATCAATACGTGGCTAGAGAGCTGTATACAATGGTTGATCATTCTCCAGTGGTAGCGATTTTGCCAAAAGAAGGTAGGAACTATGGCATTAAAATGACAGCgtaacaagccttatggatgggggggaagtgatagatgtggtatatcttggctttagtaaggcttttgatactgtctcgcatgatcttctcataaacaaactatggaaatacaagctagatgaagctactataaggtggttgaataactggctggaaaaccgttcccagagagtagttatcagtggttcacagtcaagctggagggacataacaagtggggtcccgcagggatcagttctgggtccggttctattcaatatcttcatcaatcaTTTAGATatggcatagagagtgcacttctaaagtttgcagataataccaagctgggaggggttgcaagtgctttgggggataggattaacatttaaaatggtctggagaaatggtttgaagtaaataggatgaaattcagtaaggacaactgctaagtactccacttaggaaggaacaatcagttgcacacatacaaaatgggaaatgacagcctaGGACGGAGCACTGCAGAAAGTgttctgggggtcatagtggatcacaagctaaatatgagtcaacagtgcaacactgttccaaaaaaaagcaaacattctgggctatattagcagaagtattgcaagcaagacatgagaagtaattcttctgctctactccgtgctgattaggcctcagttggagtattgagTCACATTCTGGGggcaacatttcaggaaagatgtggacaaattggagaaagtccagagaacagcaacaaaaattattaaaggtctagaaaacataacctatgagagaagatttgaaaaaaactgggtttgtttagtcggGAGAAGAgcagactgagagggaacataacagttttcaagtataatAAAGGTTgatacaaggaggagagagaaaaaatgttctccttaaccactgaggataggacaagaagcaatgggcttaaattgcagcaagggtggtttaggttggacattaggaaaaacttcctaactctcaagCTGGTTAAGCATTGGAAGAAATTGCCTAGCgggattgtggaatctccatcattggagatttttaagagtaggttagacaaacacctgtcagggatacttagtcctgccatgagtgcagggggatggactagatgacgtcttgagatcccttccagttctgagtctATGAAAATTGCAATATGGGCTTGCCCTTACAGGCTTGGGTCCTTATTCATGTCAGCAATCAccttaaagccaatgggacttttgtcaTGAACTCACTTGCATGGGTTAAAGTTTGCAGGCGCATGCCCTTGATTAGTATTGATAGCTCTGTCTAGCATAGCTTTCTAAAATGGACTTActcatttttaaattactgtaataCTTGCCAACCCAAAATCCTGACCAACCCTATGTTGTGTTTATATGGAAACCAGATATAATCATTAGGCACCTATCACGTTGATATCTCATTGCCAAATATGATGTAGATGAGTATACAATATGGTTTTCTCCATATTCGTACTTGACTTGAATCACCAAGGGCCTCATGCTGGTTTTATTATCTACCTTCATTGGAAACAAAATTAGACCACAACTCTCCAGCAGTGACAACTAGTGCTGTCACTATGACCATTTCTTTTGGTTCTGTGGTGATTATGTAACAGGCAAGAAAATAGtggcacagaattttaaaattgaatgCAGAGGGCCTTCTcccttgaaaatatttgcaatataTTTATCATAAACTTGTAATTCCCATCCATGAAATATAAACATGTATTGATAAGTGATCGAGGTCCCAAATCTAggttgaatttaaaataaaaaaattgtacgGGAGCTGATTTTAATAAAAGTGTATTCAGGCTTGAAAAAGATTTATATTTTGGCTTTAAACACTTCTCTGCAGCTTTGTACTAGTGCATGAAAACAAAGTGAAGCTCACCAGGGTACTTGCTGTCCAAGCTGAGTAAACTGTGAAATGGAAGCAATTGTTGAAAATAAACATAGATTTTTGCAACccctttaatttaatttctaaaaCATTACTAATTGacaggattttttaaatgatttgcaaCGGGTCTCTTTAATAGGAGTGGCATCTTACTTTTGTCATCTCATTGATGCATAATGTGCTTTTCTTTCTATCCATCCGGAGGTCATTGCTTTAAATATCATCTTTTGCTTGAAGATGCTGATCTTCATGTTTTGTTGTTTCAGTTCTTTAGTTTGCTGGTAATATAAAACTAATCTTTCATAGGCATAGCTAAAATTACTTTCTTTTTCCCAATaggcttttaacttttttttttttttttttttttttttttttttgaattgtcCAACAATTAACTACTACTTACTCAGTCACTAGTCACAGCTAGaggttttattttcaatttttctgtGGAATTATATTCTAAGAAATTAAATAAGAGTAAATTCTTATAGCTAATTCTACAGCTCAAAATTTAGCCACCATTCTCATGTTTAACCTGTTCAGGCCCCAGGGGTCAGTAAAGCTGTGAAAAACAAAGTGGTAGTGCCTGTCTTCAGCAAGGAGAGGAAAAACCTGTTCTAAAAAGATTGGAGTGCAGATTATTACTGATAAGGCACACCCATGCTTCATTGTATCTTCTTACTTATAGTTGACAGGTTGAAGCCAATGACATCTATCAAAGGTAGAAGCGGAGATGTTTTTAGTGTTTGCTATGAGGGATCTGATATACCAACCTCTCATCAGAATATGctcttcttttttcctcttcctccgtgtgtcccccaccctccccccaaaaaatcagacTCGGCCTTTCTCAGCTTGggcaaccccaattttgtgatgTACTTAAGGGGTATTTGAACCTTTCTGAGAGAAGTATGTCATCCTACATGCTGTACGCtgcagaccaaattctgcccttaatttacagtaactcctcacttaacgttgtagttatgttcctgacaAATGCGAcattaagcgaaatgatgttaagcaaatccaatttccccgtaagaatgaatgtaaatagaGGGGTTTGGTTCCAGGGAAAtcttttttgccagacaaaaggcattataaaccattttaaacaagcaatttaatacaggtattaaacaggctggcagccccccccatcaggtctcctcccccctgccctcctccttgTGCTTCCCACCCCCTGGCGGACCCCACGGATCAACGCCTTCCACCTGCTCCCCCTGTCCGCGTCAATCAGCTGCCTTGCGgcgttcaggaggctgggggaaggagcgaggacacGGCACGTgtcctcccccctgcctcctgaatgccgcagaccagctgattgccgcgggcaggggACAGAGGGGGGAGACTGCGTGcgcatccttgctcctccccccagccccctgaaTGCCCCAAgacagctgattgcggtgggcaggaggcggggggagcagggggaaggcgctgacCCATGGGGTTTGCTggcaggcgggaggtgctggggtggggcacgTAGGggagctgtggacaaagcaggcagccaaacaacgttgtaggggagcattgcgcaactttaaacgagcatgttctgtaatggaaCAAGGACGtaacatcgaaacaacgttaagtaagaggacgttaagtggggagttattGTACATACAAATGTGACTAACTTTAATTTGAGGCTAAGGTTGTATGTCCAGGAAGAGGTTACTATCTTCTCTCAATCTAGGGGTGAGAAAAGAGACTTTAGTGCTTTGTAGAGGGGAGCAGGGTTACAGGAAGTGGGTGGACATGTACAACCACATTGCCTTCAGTCAGAATGGATTGGTGTAACTGAAGACAGAACTTGGTCtagcaaacagagagagagaggatccaCTTATAAGAAGCATGCTGTGACCTTTTTACTAAATAAGGTCATAGTTTTAGCCCCAAAGACCAATAAGAAACATTAAACCGTTAAAACCACACTTCCTACCCTTCAGTTCTTTCTAGGCTGCAAAGAGACCACTTGTCAGGGTCTGGCTTGCTGCCTGTTTTGAAATGTGGATGCATGAAACACAAAAAGAAGATAGCTAGTGCTGCAGAAACGTCCTGCTCAGCTAGTGACAAAATTATGATTTGAATAGCACATGTGTCACAGTCCTAAATTATATTGTAAATAGATTCAGTATGTGTAGGCTTCTTAGTATTAAAACGGGGAAGGCCTGATAGCAAGGGAAAGCAAACTGCAAAGCTTTAACATTGAAAACCTAGCTCATATATGAGCAAATTTAGGAACCAAAACTACATCTGTTTTCAAACTCCCTTCCTCGTCTACTTAATCTGTCAAGTCTTGGATTCAGAGTTTCTTCTCTGAAACTTCATGGCAACACCACCATCTAAACAAGAGCAGGAAGGCTGTTTTAGGTGATTGCTCTGCAGTGGCAGATGCCATCAGTcgtcctgctcggagcgaaggacctcccgctgaattgctgccgcagattgcgatcgcggcttttttttgtttttgtttgactgcttggggtggccaaaaccctggagccggccctgcctctggtGTTAGGGATGTGCCTTTTCCGGTCCCTGAAACAAGGCCACAGGATGTGGGGAAGCAAAGTGGTACCAGAGCAGTGAGGGAGGCGTATGACTAGGAGCAGAATGGGATGGAGAGGTAGATAGTTGCAGAAGGGGATGGGGACAGGGGCCATTGGGGTAGATAGGAGCAGAGGGGAACAGACTGGCTGGGGGTACAGGAGCAGAAAGATATATAACCACACTCCCCATCCGAACCGGTAATTGATTGCACAGGCagttttaattctggcatttcctgacttttgaatgGTAACCTTAACATACTTCTAGTGTGGTTATGTAACATAAATCCGATttagttattgattttttttgttaacgATTTAACAATATCGTTGCAGAAAATACAGGTCCGTTTGCTTGTACACAGGAAGTCTATTAGTTTGCTGTGTCCTTAACCACCTTTGTGAATGTTCATAATTGTTCAGAGATGTCTGAAAAGACCCAGATTTTTATTGTAACTATAGTAAGAgcatgggtggggtttttttgtttgtttttatgtggCTTTAAGCTGTTTATATTGGGACAAATACAAAAATGTGATCTTCGAGGTTGTGAGCAGAGATTAGCACTTACTTAAATCTTAAAAAACAATCTATCTCCAAGCCTTCAGCTCTTGCTGAATCACAGGAGAACAGTGTTAAAAGCCAGGGATGAAGACAAGGGCAAGATTCCTGGCATCAGACAATATTTCTTCAAAGCAGCACCTTTGACTCCTCCGGTTTCCATTAGTGGAGTCTCTGACATTCTACTGATACGTTTTTTTCCCCTTCGCCATGCTTCCTGGGCCCTACTATTTACTGCTTCTTAGCTCTACTTTGCACTGCTCCTCCCCTATTACTCTCCCCTCATCTTCCTCCACTTCCCATTCCATAGCTGCTTTTACTACAAACTTTACAGAAAACAGAAATAGGTAAATGATAAAAGTAGCACAGAAATAGATCTCTAGAAGAGAGAAATAGATgcagattgtaaactttttgagACAGAGAATCTCTTTGctccgtgtttgtacagtgcctagcacaatggggtcctagttcatgactggggctctgaggcgctacagtacaaataatagaCAATGATGAACAGAAACTTGGAGACTAAAATATATTTGAACCTCTGTCTGTTTCTACTGTTCTTTTACACCTCCATCTATTTCTATAGTTTCCCTACATTTTTAATCTAGTGTGAATATTCAAGTTGTGCATGCTGTTAGACTATGTAACTGTCTAATTTTATTATGAATGACTTTCATCTTCCTTCCCATTCCACCTTATTGCTTGTTTCTTGCTTGATGCATTTTGCCTTGAAGTAAG
The nucleotide sequence above comes from Trachemys scripta elegans isolate TJP31775 chromosome 3, CAS_Tse_1.0, whole genome shotgun sequence. Encoded proteins:
- the ENPP5 gene encoding ectonucleotide pyrophosphatase/phosphodiesterase family member 5, with the protein product MALNCYWGVLAVCMMTFPSTLCFQQDQSRVLLLSFDGFRWDYIYKFPTPNFHYIMKNGAHVKQVTNVFITKTYPNHYTMVTGLYAESHGIVANEMYDPVLNKIFSLNNMNIYNSKFWEEACPIWVTNQMEGHRTGAAMWPGTDVKIHGVFPTHYMFYNESVSFEDRVDKLIDWFTSEEPINFGLLYWEQPDAMGHVLGPENPRMGAVISEIDDKLGYLVSELKKAKLWDTLNIIITSDHGMAQSSSERLIELDQYVARELYTMVDHSPVVAILPKEGKLDEVYEALVNAHPNMTVYKKEEIPNRLHYKHNSKIQPILALADKGWEILQNKSDQLLLGNHGYDNILPEMHPIFLAYGPAFRKNTTKEAMSLTDLYPLLCHLLGISSLPNNGSFSNVEDLLLTEVPRDLNPRYYAQESYAYFIGVFLGSILVVVFLLVFIKHITYSHLPSMQVQHTEISQPLLQG